agaaagagatctctctgtgttttatccaagatgcaaaaggatacctcacagcaatgatctttttcagactttcccgtcacccccaagacacactgtctgcacgtctgaaggatgccaccacgcagcctcatcacaatcacctcccacagaaggaacccagcttcccaaagccccagaaCGCCCTGGCTCAGACACTGACATTGCAGCGTTCCTCTAGGAGCCCGAGCGCCCCGCCGTGGGTTGCCTGGTTTAGTGTGACTAGGGGACTTACCTCCACCTTCTTCGTGTGACTATGGCTCCTAGATCATGGCTCAAGGTGTGGGGGTGTccggcttctcctagtgtccccactgctaacccagcctttcatggagcagcggctccataaaggtctttggaatacacgagccagtgagcagggggctcaattcatcatccgctgactccttaaataacccaggcaaatccaaatgaacaagacattatttagtttttgaaaatgacacacaagaaggacagaaccatgaattcactaccattacttttatcatctcttccatcatcaatattactgccaagtaagctcacttttccaaaacagttctctaattccaattccatcgcatcctgttcaggaccacaaaatacaatggaagagtctccaatctcttttacaaaacagcaaaactcttgctcacaatctgggtaagcgcaaatgcactgtcatcagcatcattcacgaagctgagacactgaagtttatttagcattctatgaaaacaatcagagtttgaacattttctaaggagaactggtgaatctccatgtcatcatacagaaaacaaatgcaatgaagctatacactggttccccaaactgcctcaggccctcacttctgagaaggctgaccgctccctcttcaatctcagagcgaaggctcacctggatgctgctctggctcagtccgCCTCATCGTCCTCCCTTGCAGCCTCTGCAGACTGCAGTGcgaaggccctcaaagccctttgtttgaccctgagcagaaatgccatgatttcccacttgctggtctccgcataagcccggggaccccacaggaactcatagcgagcagggtggctgtaaggcacctgccggtactccaggtacccctcctgcacccacacgtgggtcagaagcgtcctgggctccccaaagatgcagtgcacactcccagcatacacacccaatctgctgagcgctccccagaccttctgctcaggggcacggtctccattccgcctgatcaggttgaggaccagcaccaggaggccggccttggggaggctctgcccactgctcagcactgcgttgcagctgaggcccaggatggagaccatgatgtagatgtgctccctggggtccacctccttcacttccacgccaaagaccagctgcaggcactgcgaggcttggctgaagaccaccgggaagtactcctggttatccctgaggaccttattcagcatttccgcctgggaggtcggctccttggctcgatacttgaggagcaggaacttcattaggctagctatcatctcattcagcgcttcctggggcaaggactccccagtgcctaaggaggacactgtgggggaggaggccgaggcagatgcagccacccctgcctcagcccccaagagctgcgcattcaccgggccctgggcctcgccagggtcctgaaaaccttcctcgggcttgctcagctcactcatctcgaccacgagcgtgatgcctgggatcaaaccacagacaggagtcagccagggtgacagatggggaccacgggccaggctgggggagagaggggctgtgaatggcctcagctgagcaccacaccctgggcggactgacacaggcaacttacaggtctccgcttgaggggtgctctcagacctcacaggggcaagcctccggggcagccagtcccctggctaccggaaggaggaagtgaggtggctccgcagggtacagtcagcacagtccaagacttccgaggctgacaaggtgggggattaggcccttgggtggtcccttctgttctggggtggggagcccccggtgcacactcagggtaccctcctcaccttgactccgggtactgcctgcaccttctctgccctctgacctcagggcacgagcctcagtcctctgccttcccctcctggttcctgcagctcctgtgagaaaaagggagggggcagctcgggggtatcctgtggcacagccctcagccttctgtgacagtacgcggggtggactctgtgaggtccccccagttgtgtggtgggaggtcccctcagggctcccctgtagtgctcaccttgcccctggcaccacctggtccctcccctctgggggcctgcatggaaattcagaacaagatcccagcctcaacagaaagcgctgaggggctccacatgctgccgaacctgcccagggcttcctgtgggtcctaggctggggacatgctcggtcctcagctcctcctcacgtcctgcctggcctcccagcactgaccacaggggcgggggtctgcttagtcctccctTGGGTCTGGGGAGTTCAGCCTCTGCCCACCTGAAGCCTCTGCCCTCCGCCCAAATAAACCTCACCTCCCGGGGTCCCTAAGCCagaagtcaagaaactgctcaccccactccagggcctccaagagtccccacaagggctaggagccctgcctccctgttggggtctttccgcttcagtccatcctcgcatgcagcctggcccctcaggcaggaccggagattgtcccgtccgccattttgagacccccgccgctttcacaagatccccagtctctctcagaccagcatgtaagaaaggcagacacacagaatgtgctcccagggccgactacaggggcggggatctgtggggttccgtcgctcctcatgcagggtcccctcagtcctccctcaggcacctcacctgcctccggccgggacctgggattctcgcctctccccagctgaagccccgccccttataccacccccaggctctccaagacccggatgtcaggaagtcagaccatgcctgctgcgctcctccgacccccacagttgccctggactgacggcagagatgagcttctctgaggtaccctctgattggggttcagggtcctctagttcctcctcagggtcctcaacctgACACCCCACCGGACCTGGGAATCGGACCACCTAAGGCCCCGCCCCATATGCAAGGTCCCCAGTCTGAGATCCCGACCGACCGACGTCAGGAAGTCAGCCCCCCTACCAGGTCTCCAGTCTGAGATCCGGATACGAGGAAGTGAAACCGCGCACGCTGGGCTCATCCTACCCCAGGGCCACCAAGGACCAACAgcagctacaggcttccctgaggtctcctctgattggggtccagagtccgctcagtcctccctcagggtcctcaacttgaaactctggaggagctgggcttcttccctctgctcccccgaggccacgccccctttcccaggtccccagtttctctgagacctggatgtcaggaaatgcagcatgtgctcatccaccctctgtgttccctgagccttgatgtgagggtcccgcctcgggtcaacactaggggcatccctggatctgccagggctcaagatgaggtccctgagggatgataaaaggtaaccccactgatccctgcccctgctgccagccctgggccaccctggtggtgggatgagcacttggcagcctgttcggacttccgcatctgcatctcagagacattaggcaactgttagaaggggcagggcctcagacgggaagagggggagatcttagttcttttgagggtcaaggtgaagacactaagggaagactgaagaggacgctggaccccagagcagagtggggtctgggaggacatagggcagatgaaccatgctgcatttcctgacatccgggtgtcagagagactggggacctgacataacggatggggcacgagtggggagaggagagaatcgaaagcccttacacagagacaagttgaggtccctgagggatgactgaagggaccccaagtgaagactctagggaccccaaggtaagactgatggaaccccacagatctcagcccctgttatcggccctgggagcccttggggcgagaagagcacactaggtctgtcctctcttcctgagttccgggtctgtgagtgtggggaccaggtgcgaggagcagggacctcttcccacctttcctagtggggagacgacagagcctaggtcctaccggaagtcaaggtgaacaccctgagtgaggactgagggtagtcagatctcagaccagagggaaccttggtagtccccaggcaggacaacttcatgccgcattgcctgacatccctgtcagagagacgggcgaaagcagcagagcctcccgattgcag
The nucleotide sequence above comes from Capricornis sumatraensis isolate serow.1 chromosome X, serow.2, whole genome shotgun sequence. Encoded proteins:
- the LOC138071725 gene encoding melanoma-associated antigen 10-like, with protein sequence MSELSKPEEGFQDPGEAQGPVNAQLLGAEAGVAASASASSPTVSSLGTGESLPQEALNEMIASLMKFLLLKYRAKEPTSQAEMLNKVLRDNQEYFPVVFSQASQCLQLVFGVEVKEVDPREHIYIMVSILGLSCNAVLSSGQSLPKAGLLVLVLNLIRRNGDRAPEQKVWGALSRLGVYAGSVHCIFGEPRTLLTHVWVQEGYLEYRQVPYSHPARYEFLWGPRAYAETSKWEIMAFLLRVKQRALRAFALQSAEAAREDDEAD